In one Solanum lycopersicum chromosome 11, SLM_r2.1 genomic region, the following are encoded:
- the LOC138339270 gene encoding uncharacterized protein — protein sequence MRNYAQDQAQEKKFTPLGESYSNLFQKLRKIGAIQCIPPHRLNPNAPGLQANERCEYHSGAPGHSTDNCWTLKGAIEKLIEHGVVVVTDDQNTPNVTNNPLPAENNLVGMVLNEAHVPKETTVNHLENMTRRVFESNAITFSNDELPKEGAGHNKALHLTVTCVGYYVKRVMIDEGSGVDICPLSTLQILKVNTDRIRPSNVFERASDGSRRDTIGEIKLNMTIGPVVFKIVFQVMDMETSYNFLLGRPWIHMARVVPSTQHQAVKFEYNNQEITVHGEDDSPI from the exons ATGCGGAATTATGCGCAAGATCAAGCACAGGAAAAGAAATTCACTCCATTGGGGGAGTCGTACTCCAACTTGTTTCAAAAGTTAAGAAAGATAGGAGCGATTCAGTGTATCCCACCACATCGTCTGAATCCAAATGCTCCAGGTTTACAAGCCAATGAAAGATGTGAATACCATTCAGGAGCCCCAGGACACAGCACTGATAATTGTTGGACCTTGAAGGGAGCGATAGAGAAGCTGATTGAGCATGGAGTTGTTGTTGTGACAGATGATCAAAACACTCCCAATGTGACCAATAACCCACTTCCAGCTGAAAACAACTTAGTGGGTATG GTTTTGAATGAAGCACATGTACCAAAAGAGACCACAGTAAATCATTTGGAGAATATGACCAGGCGCGTCTTCGAGTCAAACGCCATCACTTTCAGTAATGATGAGTTGCCCAAGGAGGGAGCTGGACACAACAAAGCTTTGcatcttacagtgacatgtgtAGGTTACTATGTAAAGAGAGTCATGATTGATGAAGGGTCAGGGGTAGACATATGTCCTCTTTCTACGCTGCAAATCTTGAAAGTTAACACTGACAGAATTCGCCCCAGTAATGTATTTGAGCGAGCTTCTGACGGATCAAGGAGGGATACCATTGGTGAAATCAAGTTAAACATGACAATTGGGCCAGTAGTCTTTAAGATTGTGTTCCAAGTAATGGATATGGAAACATCTTATAATTTTCTACTAGGAAGGCCATGGATCCACATGGCTCGAGTCGTCCCATCAACTCAACATCAAGCTGTCAAGTTTGAATACAACAATCAGGAAATCACTGTTCATGGGGAAGATGATTCACCTATTTAA